The nucleotide sequence AAACGCTGCCAAGTTCCCAACAACTGGGAGGGAGAGAGCACACCATTGTAGGTGGTTTCATTTCCCCCTCGCTTTGGATAGGATGCAATACTCTCATAATCCGTGCTGCTGACAAAGTAGGCAAGCACCTGGCTCCCATCCAAGCCCTTCCAGTGAAACAGGTCATGGGGCATTCGGTTGGTCTCATTCCATCCCATCTTCGTGGTTACGAAATATGAGAGATTTGTACCTTTCATGATCTGTGGCAAGGTCGCAGGGAACCCAAAACAATCGGGGAGCCACAGGATTTTCTGGTCCATCCCAAGCTCGTCTCTCACCCAACGCTTTCCCCAGAAAATCTGACGGACAAGAGACTCCCCACTGGTGAGGATGGTATCGCTCTCAACCCACATCGCCCCTTCCACTTCCCATCGCCCTTCAAGGACCCGTTCCTTGATCCGATTGAACAAGGATGGATAATCGGTTTTGATGAACTCGAGAAGTTGCATCTGGCTTGACGAGAAAATGTAGGAGGGATACCGCTCCATGAGGGAGAGCACCGTAGCATAGCTACGAAGGCTCTTCTCCCTTGTCTGCTCGAGTATCCAGAGCCATGCCATATCGATATGGCTATGTCCGGTAAGAGATAGCTGCATCCGGTTTGCATCTTGATAGCGAGCAAGATGCTGTTTCATTATGCTACGAGCCCTTGACAGCATCACCTCATCCTGTAAAGCCTTCATACTGCTGAAATCCACGTTCTGCACTGTCTTGATCACGGCCTCACTAAGGAGCAGATATGCTTCACTAAACTCCTCAAGGGAGAATGCAGTCTCATAGGCAAGTTCCAGATCATACAAGAGTGCCTCACGCTCAAGATTGACTGCATATACCTCCAAGCTTAAAAATACATCCGGCTTTTGGGTATTGGTATAGGCATAGAGGACGATGGACACCTGCTCAGCATCAGGTAGATCCGCCTCCGTATGACGGACATCCAGGCCACAGGAGAGCTCATCATTCAAAAAAAGCAGGAACTGTGGGTTGTTGTTGTTCCAGATATCATCTGCTCCGGTTTGCACCTTGAGCCGTACTGTTTTCCCTTTCCACTGTTCGGGAACATTCACCTCACAACGCAGTAGACAGTGGTACTCATGCCCTCCAAATCCCTGACTCTGGTAAAAGGGCTTCCACCCGCTTTGCTCATGCCGTCTCTCCCACTGGTAGTAATCACACTCCTTTATCCAAATCTCCTGGATAGAAAAACGATCAGAGCCATCAATCTCTTTTAGTTGCTTGAGAGGACCCGCAACATAGTGCCGTAATGCTTCTTTGTTCATAGAGTCAGCTTACCCCTTCACCCCGGATGCAGAAAGGCCTCCGATGATGTAGCGCTGCAAGATTATGAACAAGACAATAATGGGTATGATGGACATCACCGAGGCTGCAAGAATGCTGCTCCAGTCAACTCCGTTGAACCCAATATAGTTCTTGATGGCAATCTGTATGGTGTACTTCTTCTGGTCACTGAGAACCAAGAGAGGCAGAATGTAGTCATTCCATCTCCACATGAAGCTGAAGATAGCCAGTGTCACCGTGCTGGAAGTCCCCAAGGGAAGCATGACATAAAGGAAGGTTTGGGCTTCATTGCTGCCATCAATACGTGCAGCCTCAACAAAAGAGAGAGGGATGGAGAGATAGTGTTGACGGAACATGAAGATTCCAGTCGTGGTTGTCACCACAGGGAGAATCACACCCCAGATATTGTTGTAGAGCCCAAGCTCACTGATGACCACCACCTGGGGAACGGTAAGGGTCTCTCCGGGAATCAAGGTACCGAGCAGGAAGATTCCGAATATCAGGTTGGTATAGGAGACCTCAAAGCGATAGATGGCAAGCGCATATCCACACATCGCACTTATGATCAGAGTAATAGCTGTCCCTACAACTGCAAGAAAGAGGCTGTTGAATACATAGCCGAAAAACCCGTCCCCAACAACCTTGATATAATGGGAGGGCGTCCAATCAGAGGGAAAGAGTGCCAAAGGATATGAGAAGAGTTCACCAGTCTGCTTGAATGAACTAAAGAATAACCAGATAATGGGA is from uncultured Sphaerochaeta sp. and encodes:
- a CDS encoding carbohydrate ABC transporter permease, with translation MKQTLPKHFWPSLFTFLVAMLMLFPIIWLFFSSFKQTGELFSYPLALFPSDWTPSHYIKVVGDGFFGYVFNSLFLAVVGTAITLIISAMCGYALAIYRFEVSYTNLIFGIFLLGTLIPGETLTVPQVVVISELGLYNNIWGVILPVVTTTTGIFMFRQHYLSIPLSFVEAARIDGSNEAQTFLYVMLPLGTSSTVTLAIFSFMWRWNDYILPLLVLSDQKKYTIQIAIKNYIGFNGVDWSSILAASVMSIIPIIVLFIILQRYIIGGLSASGVKG